The following DNA comes from Mycobacterium sp. MS1601.
CGGGAGATGGTGGCGACGGGCAGGAAGTCGGCGATGTGCTGAAAGGTCCAGTGCAGCTGCTCAGCTGATTGCCAGTTGTCCAGCGTCAGGTTCGACGGAACACGGCCAGACTTGCCGCCGATCACGTGGGTTCTCCTCTGTAGTTCTCGACGACATTAACCGACTCACTTGACGCTGGGTGGGGTGGGCGGAGCCGGTTCCGTCAGAGGAGTACCCGCATATTCGGTACGTATCGAGTCGATGAGGTGTCGGGCCCGGATGGTCAGCGCCGAGGTGCCCGCGGATTCGGTCTGCAGCCGGCCCTTGGTGACCAGTACCCCGAGATCGGCACCTTTCCAGCGGTAGTCGCCGGGGCCGTAGATCCGCAGGAAAAACGCCTCGGACTCGTTCTGCAGCTGGTGCCAGTCCAAGGCGGCGCGCCGGAACACCAGGGCGCCGCTGCCGTCGAGGGCGTACTGGCCGGTGCGCGGGGTGGCGGTGAGCTGCTGGACGATGTCGTCGGTCTCCTTGAGGATCATCTGGCTCCATACGTCCTCGGAGGCCAGTTCCTCCCAGCGCTCGTTGATCTCGTCGACGTCGAGATCGAAGTCCACACCCATGAACTCGAGGATGTGGAACAGGAACAGTGGCACGTCGGCGTAGGCGCCGGCGGTGACGTTGGTGATGGATGAGGCGCCGCTGATGCGCGGGTTGAGCTCGCCGAGGTAGACCTCGCCGGTGTCGGTGTCCACCAGGACGTCGACCTCGAAGAATCCGCGGTAGCCTTCCCTGGCCAGTCGGTCACCGAGTCGCCGCACCAATTGTCGTGCAGTGCTTCTACTTTCGCCGGTCAGTACCTCGGGGAACATCTCGTTGCCGCACCAGCCCCCGCGCGCCGGGGTCAGCTTGGGGTAGCCGATCAGTTCCGACATGAACGGGCCGACGATGGTGCCGCACCGCGTCAGGACGGCCTCCACCGCCACTGGGCGGTTGTTGA
Coding sequences within:
- a CDS encoding biotin carboxylase; translation: MSERPVRTTRATKATASEVSVATDAAFAPGSGTPRRRLKNISEVRHFFRTNDIPIYFVGATPFNLLGLDRWVRNFSYIAYYDAWDGAHPRVFTPAHKPYKEFESGEEINNWLLTNPEVRAFIDADTPRGVRPKVAMVFFDAETEDICRELGYDLILPPASLRQHLDSKIVTTQLGNEAGAPSVPNVLTKVDDWAGLQEAAEKAGLGDELVVQTPYGDSGKTTFFISSEVDWRKHSADIVGQDIKVMRRINNRPVAVEAVLTRCGTIVGPFMSELIGYPKLTPARGGWCGNEMFPEVLTGESRSTARQLVRRLGDRLAREGYRGFFEVDVLVDTDTGEVYLGELNPRISGASSITNVTAGAYADVPLFLFHILEFMGVDFDLDVDEINERWEELASEDVWSQMILKETDDIVQQLTATPRTGQYALDGSGALVFRRAALDWHQLQNESEAFFLRIYGPGDYRWKGADLGVLVTKGRLQTESAGTSALTIRARHLIDSIRTEYAGTPLTEPAPPTPPSVK